tctcggtttCTTCTATAATTCTACcaactctctttctctcttcactttCTGACGTTGGTTCACTCTTCCCTTCACtggctctctcctttctccatGTGTTTTGCCGCCGCCATTGCACTgagcccccttttttttgcacTTTGCAGATCGTACTTCagtgtgcacacacacacacacaagcatgcctccttcctcctcattACTTGTGTCCAGCCCATGCTCACTTCTACACACTCCACTTCCCCACAACTTACTTCAGCTCTGTGTTCAGTGCTCTTAATATATGGTCGCTGTGGTTGCTGCTATGTCGAGGCTACACAAAGGACGTGCTTCTTTGATTTTTCTGTTGTCTAATGCAGGTGCAGCCCCTTCCTCATCTGCGGAGAGAACCCCGCTCAtccctcttttctgcctCTCCACATCTTCTTGGCACTttgccttccccccctcaccccatTTTTCCTCTGTTACCCTCTCTCGGTTGGGCTTCAGTCCATTTCCTCCCTCGTTTTGTCGTTCCTTTTGCCCTTTCTCTAGTCCACATGTCAGTGACAGCAGTGCGTACTGCAAACAAACCAAAACAAACCAAACAACccacagggggggggggaggcgaaggaaaCGTTAACTCACAGGCGAGAAGAGGTGACTCCAAAAAAGCGGCACAGACCCTTGTCGAGTGCGCCGCCTCCTACGGCGCGTTTATTTGTTTTTATTTACTTATTCATTTTGTTTTTATTTATTTTGTTGGTTGTCGCCTTTGAGTCACTCCCTTTACTGGTCGTCCACGCCGTGCCAGAAAGGAGGGGCCAGAAGgctgcgctttttttctttctccccctttaTCCTGTGCTCCTCTACCCTATTCTCatccttcttcgcctcctcttgCTGGGCGTGTGCACACGTGCGTTCGAtctgcgcctctctttttcgctctACTCCGTTTGGCTTTTTTTATGGTGTTTTTCGTCTTTTCTTCATTCTCCGTGCCGTTCCGTTggtattttttttttgtgatGAtctcgcgcgtgtgtgcgtatgcctCTCtcgtcgccccccccccccccccccccttcaaACTCAAGAAGAAAAAGCCAATACTGTCAAGTCCTAGtagctctcctctcttctgaTCTTACCGTCTCTTTACCACTCTTGTCCTTTCTGTTCTTCGCGCTCTCTGTAAAGAAGCTGACGCAGAGACGAATGAAAGGTTGCTAAGGAAGCCAATCATGTATGTAGCCCGCAGCTTTACGTGCATGTATGCGTGAtagtgtgcgcgtgcgtgtgtgcagccTCGGTGTCGATAGCCGATCCGTCTTTCCTTCTATATATTTCCgtttcacctctctccgtctccgccCTCTCGCCGTGTGTCGCTGTTTGTGTCGACGGTGGTGTACGTGGCGCATGTGCATCCACCATTTtcaccaccccctctctaTCTGTGTTTTTCGCTTGAAGCGCCATTCCATACCCCCTTCACTACCTcctgcgcccctcccccccattctttccttcctgagtctctttctccttcaaGTTTCCGGTtgtcctccttccctttgcTAGGGAGAGGCCatgcgctcttctctccacgTTTATGTGGGCGTGCGTGATGACGTATGCGTGAGCGGCCGGGGACGAGGGGCGCTAAACGCGTGGCGAGTCAGTAGTGTATCTCAGGACACGTACCAACGAAGTAAAGGGGAcgcgttgtgtgtgcgtgtgtgcgtgtgtgtgcgctacTCTCCTTgcggcttttttttttgtgttttgtttttgctgccttctctctcgcgaGGTCGACTGTCAACGCAAAGtggcgtttttcttttgcacTCTTCTTGGATGCATCTCGTAATCTTGGCTTTCCTGGCGTAGGTGACACCTGCACGCCTGTGTACACACAGGGCGTTTCGCGAGCCGGGACAGTTCTGGCTGATGGCTGTGGTGCGCTTTGTCTTACAAGAGAGTAGGTCACAGGGACATAGCGTTGCGCCAGGCATACTACCCATTCTCCAGTTTCTTTTCattcacctctctctctcttttcatttttttttccttccacCTCCTTTTCAATTACACTCTTCGGCTTTATTAGTACGCGGTCTCATCTTGGTTGCCGCACCAGTGGTCAGCGCTTCGATCGATAACCCACGTCTTTTGTATCCTCCCCcgcatcctcctccccccctcccctcccctcccccttctctctctctgcgtcaCTGTGTATGCCTCACCTCATCTTAATATCCCCTAAtcgaccccccctccccctccccccccctacacacacttTCGTCGTTTTGTGTTGCCATCAGCCTTCGGGAAAAAGACAAACGGTGAGAGGGAGCGACACGAAATACGCCGATAATGAACAAGACaagaaaagcgaaaaagaaaaagttGTATGCTTTAGGGCTTGTCGGTGATGATACTCTCACACCCTCAGACAAATAGACGGACCGACACACTTACACACAATGCCGATGTTCGACTGGAAGGTGTGCTACTAAGGTGTCTCTCCTACTCTATGCTGATTATTACGTGCAAAGTTactcgccttctccagcatcCTCACTCTTGCccttgccttttctctccattCGTTCAGTGCGCTCTCTgcggtgcaggtgtgtgttGGTCCACACGCGATCACAGGCGCGCCGCTCCTATCGCGTCCCTCCGAACAGTGCTCGCTCTCGACGCTGAGGCATTTACACACTCACGTGGCACTCACGCCCAGGCGAGCAAAGCCGTTCGAGCACTTTTTCTTTATTCTCAGTTTCGTCTGAAGGCGCCCGTGCACCTGTGCGTGTTGGACCACACTGACGCAGCGACGCACAACCACGCACCTCTTTGACCGTGTAGAGTAGACCATTGCCTCGTACATTCATAAACACGCGCCTTAACAGGCACCGCATAGGATGTCGGAAAACAACACGTCTATTATTCCCTTGCATGATGCCGATCCGAGCTTGTTCGGTTCCCCTGTCGATCGACCTTCCCTGAACGGCGGCGCAGtcctcacccacacacaatACGGCAGCTCGTCTCGCCAGAGGGCCGCTATGGAAAGTTTGAACCcgcagatgcagcagccTTGTGGTGTCCGTGGTGTCTACGAGGATCCgttgacagcggcggcaatgacgccgctgtcgtctGCCCAGGCCCTCTCGATGTCGCTCGGTGCGGCCGACCAGCCCTACATTGGTGAGGCCAGTCTAGATTTCCAGCGCAGACTCTTGCAacagcaggtgcagcaggcacaTCGTGAGGTGGAGCGACTCAAGGGAGAGCTACAGGAGACCAACGTCCGCCTCAGCGACACGCGCCACCATCTCCATGAACAGAAGGCCGCGTACACCTCCCTCACGCACCGCTACAGCACAACAGTGGAGAAGCTGACCACCACAGAGAGCACCATCAAGACACTAGAGGAGCAGCTGATCAAGGAGCGCAGCCAGCGCCATCAGGTGCAGAAGGAGCGGGAAGAGCAACGACTGGCGCTGCGGGAGGCGGAGTGGGCCCAGGAGCGACTGCATCGACGCCTCCAGCAACTTGAGGCATGCAAAGGGCTGGATCCAAAGGAGGTGGAACGCCGACTGGAGGACCGGTCTCACTTTATCCCCACTGTAGAGGTACGCCGAATGCAGACCGAGATGCACAACACCCACCAGACCCTCGTGGATCGCCTGCTGACGTCGCTCGAGTCCCTGACCGCGTCTAGCGACGAGTCGCAGACAAACGTCTTTgtggcgcgcagctccgtgCTGTCGGCTCTCACGGATGTCGACGCCCGACTAAAGCGTGCCGAGGCCACTCTCGACGACGTGGACAAGCAGTGGATAGGCTACCGCGACGGTGCTGAGCGTGAGACACAGGAGTTCCTGCTGGCGGTCATGTCCGAGAACAGGGATCTTTGGCAGCAactcacgctgctgcagaacgaGCACGCGGTTGTTGTGTCTGAGATGAAACTTCGCTCCACACAGGGTGGGTCGGTGTCGATGGAAGAGCACGCCTatgtgcagcggcagctggagTTAATGACGGAGCGTCTCGGGAAGGCGCAGGAGCTGGTGGAGTCCCAGACGGTCCTGGCGCGTGCACACGAGGCGGAAATGACGCAGCTGTTGGAGGCCAACAGTGCaatgcagcggcagctaGAGGACCTGGAGAGACAGTGCGCGCAGCACGAACAGGTGAGCAGCCAGAAGTCAAGTGCTCTGGCTGAGGCAGACGCCGCGCTGCAAGATGCCATGATTCAGCTAGAGGAGCTTCACAACACCTTGCGCGAGGAGCGTCAGCGCGCCGAGGAAGTGGTGGCGGAGATGAAGGCGACACAGCGGACAATGCAGGACGAGTACAATGCCCGCGTACGCGAGCTCGAGCACGACTGTGAGGTGGCAGACGATACAGCGACAACCCTTCAACACACATTAGAGGAGACAGCCGCGAAGCTGGACCTTGTAGAGCGCAATCTGCAAGCACAGAGTAAGGAGTTCGAGGCTCACAAGCTGCAAACTGCCGCCGAGCATGCGGCAGCCGTGGAACGACAGCGTGACGACCTGCA
This region of Leishmania panamensis strain MHOM/PA/94/PSC-1 chromosome 18 sequence genomic DNA includes:
- a CDS encoding hypothetical protein (TriTrypDB/GeneDB-style sysID: LpmP.18.1320), giving the protein MSENNTSIIPLHDADPSLFGSPVDRPSLNGGAVLTHTQYGSSSRQRAAMESLNPQMQQPCGVRGVYEDPLTAAAMTPLSSAQALSMSLGAADQPYIGEASLDFQRRLLQQQVQQAHREVERLKGELQETNVRLSDTRHHLHEQKAAYTSLTHRYSTTVEKLTTTESTIKTLEEQLIKERSQRHQVQKEREEQRLALREAEWAQERLHRRLQQLEACKGLDPKEVERRLEDRSHFIPTVEVRRMQTEMHNTHQTLVDRLLTSLESLTASSDESQTNVFVARSSVLSALTDVDARLKRAEATLDDVDKQWIGYRDGAERETQEFLLAVMSENRDLWQQLTLLQNEHAVVVSEMKLRSTQGGSVSMEEHAYVQRQLELMTERLGKAQELVESQTVLARAHEAEMTQLLEANSAMQRQLEDLERQCAQHEQVSSQKSSALAEADAALQDAMIQLEELHNTLREERQRAEEVVAEMKATQRTMQDEYNARVRELEHDCEVADDTATTLQHTLEETAAKLDLVERNLQAQSKEFEAHKLQTAAEHAAAVERQRDDLQRVREVMEEELASLRTQLDEAREEARAAVRESEEAAAREGAAVVGHHTAQRDVTHLQGELEQLRAHYKEAVEQRERAQAEAEQLRVVSGEGSTLAQELQRRCDALDKEKAELATVLNNEKAWQVQRYTTLHADWTTSEKARALIQEEVKTLRTRCAELEKVHMAEDRQTQDKEQLMRENIRLHEQYQLIQKECTGLREEVKALKQRAVGDAQWHRQMENLQRRLRELPELRQAAEAARRDALMAKEETELLRRERDQLSRKLDAFLEDAKRQALREDDFERVCREASAAAQRIGGQVSSAKENSARYHVFRNTNPTGHFSSSREGVMASTSVAPKPSSAAPASPAAAAHRAASALSAMASPSRTAQSTQHRSPVHELTNARNHSNDSEGIGAEAEGAAVRSSTSSPQRPWR